A single SAR324 cluster bacterium DNA region contains:
- a CDS encoding rRNA pseudouridine synthase, whose protein sequence is MTSTPSEQIRIHKYMAQAGICSRREAEQIIVRGSVTLNGQVVTEPGAKMTPGADKLEVDGELVRFKPVIQTSVYALYKPKNCVTTLKDPEGRMTIKHFFPPENKRFYPVGRLDYDAEGLLLITNDGDFCNKITHPKFKIWKSYFVKVKGIVTPEHLRGLKKGPVINKKKHLPVKAKILHNVNNNTWLEVTLQQGTNHQIKNMFLQMGFLVEKIKRFSIGNIHLGEMNPGEYRKLSPEEIADLLKLVT, encoded by the coding sequence ATGACATCAACACCCTCAGAACAAATACGTATTCATAAATATATGGCCCAGGCCGGCATCTGTTCACGCCGGGAAGCGGAGCAAATCATTGTCCGTGGTTCCGTCACCCTCAACGGTCAGGTTGTCACAGAACCCGGAGCCAAAATGACCCCCGGAGCTGATAAATTGGAAGTGGATGGGGAGCTTGTCCGCTTTAAACCCGTCATTCAAACTTCCGTGTATGCATTGTATAAACCCAAAAACTGCGTCACCACGCTGAAGGATCCTGAAGGCCGAATGACCATCAAACACTTTTTCCCCCCTGAAAACAAACGGTTTTACCCGGTGGGGCGGTTGGATTATGATGCTGAGGGATTGCTGCTGATCACCAATGATGGCGATTTCTGCAACAAGATCACCCACCCCAAATTTAAAATCTGGAAAAGTTATTTTGTCAAAGTGAAAGGAATCGTCACCCCGGAACACCTTCGAGGTCTGAAAAAAGGTCCGGTGATCAACAAAAAGAAACACCTTCCCGTCAAGGCAAAGATTCTGCATAACGTCAATAACAATACCTGGCTCGAAGTCACCCTTCAACAGGGCACCAACCATCAGATCAAAAATATGTTTTTACAAATGGGATTTCTGGTAGAGAAAATCAAACGATTCAGTATCGGGAATATCCATCTGGGGGAAATGAACCCCGGTGAATACCGCAAACTGTCTCCTGAAGAAATTGCCGATTTGTTGAAGTTAGTTACCTGA
- a CDS encoding DUF342 domain-containing protein — translation MAMRTKTSLFQIRIKDEKILLRVVLSDTGEKASLDDIQDKLHEMDVDYLPETLLEIYEKASGKFEVLCDELSSEYQLLIEISDNELKAYLTIHPPNSGEDFLSVDRIVHSLSQSGVYEGINRTAIQTMLDDMIEYDPVVVAEGRMPVNGKDGTFEVVCLPEEPRKDPLHKDPRDMHFIHNVAEGETLVKIVPPSPGENGFTVTGKALHAQPGKKAAIFPGRNTQYNSDRTQIISTHSGFVCFAGNRVSVDNLLEISAVNGASGHVRFDGILRIFGDVEDGFSVEASSKIEIWGTVGKANVLCHGDIEIRQGIMGSNIKSGGTIQAGFISEAQVEAGEHLIVEEYILNSKVSAGKTLLIANAQGYFAGGEGYAGNFIKVPNAGSAKTQKQTTLEVGIAINTRKYYNELEATLEREFENLQKLKKNMLILQNAREKRNGVLPEEHEDVFNKMGVALDSSLVTLKSGISQWRKIKETLWIDHETNGGAIFVEHDVHPGVVIKVLRVKLNVPSGIANAAFVFTREGIQVSPFDSVYQKYKRHFP, via the coding sequence ATGGCTATGCGCACCAAAACCTCCTTGTTTCAGATCAGAATCAAAGACGAAAAGATTCTTCTCAGGGTGGTATTGTCTGACACTGGAGAAAAAGCTTCTCTGGATGATATTCAGGATAAACTGCATGAAATGGATGTCGATTATCTTCCTGAAACGCTGTTGGAAATTTATGAAAAGGCCTCTGGAAAATTTGAAGTGCTGTGTGATGAACTCAGTTCAGAATATCAACTGCTGATTGAAATTTCAGACAATGAACTGAAAGCCTACCTCACGATCCATCCACCAAATTCCGGCGAAGATTTTCTTTCAGTGGATCGCATTGTTCATTCCCTCAGTCAGTCAGGGGTGTATGAAGGCATCAATCGAACAGCAATTCAAACGATGCTGGATGACATGATCGAATATGATCCTGTTGTCGTTGCTGAAGGCCGCATGCCCGTCAATGGCAAGGATGGCACATTTGAAGTGGTCTGCCTTCCTGAGGAACCCCGGAAAGATCCCCTGCACAAAGACCCCCGTGACATGCATTTCATCCATAATGTCGCTGAAGGAGAGACTTTGGTCAAGATTGTGCCACCAAGTCCCGGTGAAAATGGATTCACTGTGACTGGCAAGGCTCTTCACGCGCAACCCGGGAAAAAAGCCGCAATTTTTCCAGGCCGCAATACCCAATACAATTCTGACCGGACTCAAATTATTTCAACACATTCAGGCTTTGTCTGTTTTGCGGGCAACCGGGTTTCTGTCGATAATCTGCTTGAAATTTCAGCGGTGAATGGTGCTTCGGGGCATGTACGCTTTGATGGGATCCTGAGAATTTTCGGTGATGTGGAAGATGGCTTTTCCGTGGAAGCCAGTTCAAAAATAGAAATATGGGGTACGGTGGGCAAGGCGAATGTCCTGTGTCATGGGGATATTGAAATCAGGCAGGGGATCATGGGGAGCAATATCAAATCAGGCGGAACCATTCAGGCTGGTTTTATTTCTGAAGCCCAGGTGGAAGCTGGAGAACATTTGATAGTGGAGGAATACATTCTCAATTCCAAGGTTTCAGCAGGGAAAACCCTGCTCATTGCCAATGCGCAGGGATACTTTGCCGGAGGCGAAGGCTATGCCGGAAATTTTATCAAAGTTCCCAATGCGGGTTCGGCCAAAACCCAGAAGCAAACAACGCTGGAAGTCGGCATCGCCATCAATACCCGTAAATATTACAATGAACTTGAAGCCACCCTTGAGCGGGAATTTGAAAATTTACAGAAGCTGAAAAAGAACATGCTCATTCTCCAGAATGCCCGTGAAAAAAGGAACGGGGTGCTTCCGGAAGAACATGAAGACGTCTTTAACAAAATGGGAGTTGCACTGGATTCATCCTTAGTCACCTTGAAATCCGGCATCAGTCAATGGCGAAAAATCAAGGAGACCCTCTGGATTGATCATGAAACCAATGGCGGGGCAATTTTTGTAGAACATGATGTTCACCCCGGTGTCGTGATCAAGGTTCTACGGGTCAAACTCAATGTTCCATCGGGCATTGCCAATGCCGCGTTTGTTTTTACCAGAGAAGGAATCCAGGTCTCACCTTTTGATTCAGTGTATCAAAAATACAAACGACATTTTCCATGA
- a CDS encoding pentapeptide repeat-containing protein, protein MAALAKNDLIRKVQRGETLFRMDLKNMNLENAMLKGAILRECSFNNSCMNGINLDCAILDKCDFTDCELRESSFQEASLVECDFREASLKNSNFIEANLREARLFQTEMSQCNLDGTIMIKIQAHLADFTNSSFFGSNMSEASMLLCDFTACDADTLTATDADFSGSIFNGTKMDRAKLENSNFTYCEFASSMLRGCHAPKANFFKATFINTYLTKTNLEQARFMRANLKKSFLAAAHLGEANLIEASFSHCRFDSAIMTGVIETGTSYEQVIFKDVKR, encoded by the coding sequence ATGGCGGCCCTGGCAAAAAATGATTTAATTCGAAAAGTTCAGCGTGGAGAAACGTTGTTTCGAATGGATCTGAAAAACATGAATCTGGAAAATGCCATGCTCAAAGGCGCGATTTTAAGGGAGTGTTCCTTCAACAACAGTTGTATGAACGGCATCAATCTGGATTGCGCCATACTGGATAAATGTGATTTTACCGACTGTGAACTCAGGGAATCATCATTTCAGGAAGCATCCCTGGTGGAATGTGATTTCCGCGAAGCCTCTCTGAAAAATTCAAATTTTATTGAAGCCAATCTCCGGGAAGCCAGGCTTTTCCAAACAGAGATGAGTCAATGTAATCTGGATGGTACTATCATGATCAAGATCCAGGCTCATCTGGCGGATTTTACCAATTCCAGTTTTTTTGGAAGCAACATGTCTGAAGCCAGTATGCTGTTGTGCGACTTCACCGCCTGTGACGCGGATACGCTCACAGCGACCGATGCTGATTTTTCCGGTTCAATCTTCAATGGAACCAAAATGGACAGGGCAAAGCTGGAAAACAGCAATTTTACCTACTGCGAATTTGCCTCATCCATGTTGCGAGGATGCCATGCTCCAAAAGCAAATTTTTTCAAAGCCACATTCATCAATACTTACCTGACCAAAACAAATCTCGAACAGGCCAGATTTATGCGGGCCAACCTGAAAAAATCGTTTCTGGCCGCGGCACATCTGGGCGAAGCCAATCTGATTGAAGCCAGTTTTTCTCATTGCAGATTTGACAGTGCCATCATGACAGGCGTGATTGAAACAGGCACCAGTTATGAACAGGTGATTTTCAAGGATGTCAAGCGATGA
- a CDS encoding Na/Pi cotransporter family protein has product MLLLVLSPIASLYAAEPVPRQNIEWFALFSGLLGGLALFLFGIEKMSNALEMVAGDQMKTILARISQNRFMGMLTGALVTAIIQSSSVTTVMLVGFVSANLMTFTQTIGVIFGANIGTTITTQIIAFKVTKAALLLIALGVAMIFTGKRELIRQYGYVILGMGLLFQGMVIMGDSVHPLRTYQPFIQLMAQMENPVLGILAAAVFTAMVQASSATLGVVVVLASHGLVSLDGGIAMMLGSNIGTCITAGFASIGRSREAIRVSVAHILFNVLGVLLLLPFLTPYAEFIQWVSPADAGLDVRQYIPRQIANSHTFFNIGASLLFIFFVPVFDRFVCWLVPEKKAGGDAGFKTRHLDYSIIKTPALGLTAVRHEIARMGVRVTEMYQKILPAIFERDEETLTKTRDMDNYVDYLYGEIIKYLGQMSKQTSSEIHTREIVLLMSAVNDLENIGDSIETTMVGLGIDGIKDHIVISDVTRDIILKIYRLVSEALDSSIRAVVEQSMVDAGKVVGLKAAIDEIFEQAQTHQQRRLIADNSGGLAAYRLEMDLIQQLKRVYYHAKRIAKSVINPGEMLKDE; this is encoded by the coding sequence ATGCTTCTGCTGGTTCTGTCCCCCATTGCCAGTTTATATGCCGCTGAACCAGTACCCAGGCAAAATATTGAATGGTTTGCCTTGTTCAGTGGACTTCTGGGGGGCCTGGCCTTGTTTCTGTTTGGCATTGAGAAAATGAGCAATGCCCTCGAGATGGTCGCCGGAGATCAAATGAAAACCATTCTGGCCCGTATTTCTCAAAACAGGTTTATGGGCATGCTGACAGGAGCGCTGGTCACCGCGATTATTCAATCCAGTTCTGTAACCACAGTCATGCTGGTGGGGTTTGTGTCGGCCAATCTGATGACCTTCACCCAAACCATTGGTGTGATTTTCGGTGCGAACATCGGCACAACCATCACCACCCAGATCATCGCTTTCAAAGTTACAAAAGCCGCCTTACTGTTGATTGCGCTGGGGGTTGCCATGATATTCACAGGCAAGCGGGAACTGATTCGACAATATGGTTATGTGATTCTGGGCATGGGGTTGTTGTTTCAGGGAATGGTAATCATGGGAGACAGCGTCCACCCGCTGAGAACGTATCAGCCGTTCATTCAGTTGATGGCTCAAATGGAAAATCCGGTATTGGGAATTCTGGCTGCGGCAGTTTTCACCGCAATGGTACAGGCCAGTTCCGCGACACTGGGGGTCGTGGTTGTGCTGGCCTCACATGGATTGGTATCGCTGGACGGTGGAATCGCCATGATGCTGGGATCGAATATCGGCACCTGCATCACAGCCGGATTCGCGTCCATTGGCCGTTCACGAGAAGCCATCAGGGTTTCGGTTGCGCATATTCTGTTCAATGTTTTAGGCGTTTTGCTTCTATTGCCATTTTTGACACCTTATGCGGAATTTATTCAATGGGTTTCTCCAGCAGACGCAGGCTTGGATGTCCGTCAATATATTCCAAGACAAATTGCCAACTCGCATACGTTTTTCAATATTGGAGCTTCTCTGCTCTTTATATTTTTTGTGCCGGTATTTGACCGCTTTGTATGCTGGCTGGTGCCTGAAAAGAAAGCTGGCGGTGATGCTGGTTTTAAAACACGTCATCTGGATTATTCCATCATCAAAACACCTGCTCTGGGGTTGACGGCCGTCCGTCATGAAATTGCCAGAATGGGTGTCAGAGTGACAGAAATGTATCAAAAAATTCTCCCCGCGATCTTTGAACGTGATGAAGAGACTCTCACTAAAACAAGAGATATGGATAATTATGTGGATTATCTTTATGGAGAAATCATCAAATATCTTGGACAGATGAGCAAACAGACTTCGTCAGAAATTCACACCCGTGAGATTGTTCTGCTGATGTCCGCGGTCAATGATCTGGAAAATATCGGCGACAGTATTGAAACCACCATGGTTGGCTTGGGAATTGACGGCATCAAGGACCACATCGTCATCAGTGATGTAACCCGGGATATTATTCTAAAAATCTACCGACTTGTGTCAGAGGCACTTGATTCATCCATCAGGGCCGTGGTGGAGCAGAGTATGGTTGATGCAGGCAAGGTCGTTGGACTGAAAGCCGCGATTGATGAAATATTTGAGCAGGCGCAAACGCACCAACAACGGCGATTGATTGCCGACAATAGTGGTGGACTTGCCGCCTATCGTCTGGAAATGGATTTGATTCAGCAACTCAAACGTGTTTATTATCACGCCAAACGTATCGCTAAAAGTGTCATAAATCCCGGAGAAATGCTCAAAGATGAGTGA
- a CDS encoding SDR family NAD(P)-dependent oxidoreductase: MTKFRLKGKVAIVAGASQGLGREISLKLAENGTHLVLAARNQENLERVAGECIGRGVRVLAFPMDVSDKEQCQQLIEASLKHFHYQVDMLIHCAGVQENLPLSAPDSLVSLEYLMAVNYFGCVYLTNYAMPHLIRNRGVIVGVIGLQGRFGGLNQAGFAASKHALAGFFESLRYELEASRVGVTMAFPGDWDSYAQSAGNETSSMNVREVWAQIIIEGIQKRRHNLYMERKTVVNRMLQFFSPRLANQLLRRFLD, translated from the coding sequence ATGACAAAATTTCGACTTAAGGGCAAAGTCGCCATTGTGGCAGGAGCCTCTCAAGGGTTGGGACGAGAAATTTCCCTGAAACTGGCAGAAAATGGAACCCATCTGGTACTGGCCGCACGCAATCAGGAAAATCTCGAACGTGTTGCTGGTGAGTGCATAGGCCGTGGTGTCAGAGTGTTGGCTTTTCCCATGGATGTTTCGGATAAGGAGCAGTGTCAACAATTGATTGAGGCCTCGTTGAAGCACTTTCATTATCAGGTGGATATGCTGATTCATTGCGCTGGCGTCCAGGAAAACCTTCCTTTATCAGCACCTGATTCTCTCGTATCGCTGGAATATCTGATGGCCGTCAATTACTTCGGCTGTGTTTACCTCACCAACTATGCTATGCCTCACCTGATACGAAATCGGGGAGTGATTGTCGGCGTGATCGGGTTGCAGGGAAGATTCGGTGGTCTGAATCAAGCCGGTTTCGCTGCCAGCAAACACGCGTTGGCCGGTTTCTTTGAATCCTTACGCTATGAACTTGAAGCCTCCAGAGTTGGGGTGACCATGGCCTTTCCCGGAGATTGGGATTCTTATGCACAGTCTGCTGGAAATGAAACTTCTTCCATGAATGTCCGCGAGGTGTGGGCTCAGATCATTATTGAAGGCATTCAGAAACGACGCCACAATCTTTACATGGAACGCAAAACCGTAGTGAACCGTATGCTCCAGTTTTTCTCACCCCGATTGGCCAATCAGCTATTGCGTCGCTTTCTGGACTGA
- the xth gene encoding exodeoxyribonuclease III: MKIITMNLNGIRSATEKGFLEWMTSQQADVVCLQEIRVQPEQLTPAMRNPKGYESFFLSARKKGYAGVGVYFKKMPDRFHTRFGWAEMDDDGRYLQIDYGNLSIISLYLHSGSSGEIRQSLKFQAMDQLTNWLKEKRQDGREYIVCGDWNIAHQPIDLKNWKANQNYSGFLPEERQWLTMLFEELGFVDIFRKLNPHPDQYTWWSNRGQAWSKNVGWRIDYQIGTPGIAGKANHETIFREQKFSDHAPLIIGYDFEI; the protein is encoded by the coding sequence ATGAAAATCATCACTATGAATCTGAATGGCATTCGTTCCGCCACTGAAAAGGGCTTTTTGGAATGGATGACATCTCAGCAGGCGGATGTGGTTTGTTTACAGGAAATCAGGGTGCAACCGGAACAATTGACCCCTGCCATGAGAAACCCCAAAGGTTATGAGAGTTTTTTTCTTTCTGCCCGGAAAAAAGGTTATGCGGGTGTCGGTGTGTATTTTAAAAAAATGCCTGACCGGTTTCACACTCGCTTTGGATGGGCCGAAATGGATGATGACGGCCGTTATCTTCAGATAGATTATGGAAATCTCAGCATCATTTCGCTATATCTGCATTCAGGCAGTAGCGGTGAAATCCGACAGTCTCTCAAATTTCAGGCAATGGATCAATTGACAAACTGGTTGAAAGAAAAACGGCAGGATGGCCGGGAATATATCGTTTGTGGCGACTGGAACATCGCACATCAGCCGATTGATCTTAAAAATTGGAAAGCCAATCAGAATTATTCAGGCTTTTTACCCGAAGAAAGACAATGGCTGACCATGCTTTTCGAAGAGTTGGGGTTTGTGGATATTTTCAGAAAACTCAATCCCCACCCTGATCAATATACATGGTGGTCAAACCGTGGTCAGGCCTGGTCCAAAAATGTGGGCTGGCGGATTGACTACCAGATAGGAACACCTGGAATCGCAGGTAAGGCCAATCATGAAACCATCTTCAGGGAACAAAAATTTTCCGATCATGCTCCCCTGATCATTGGTTATGATTTCGAGATTTGA